One Thermosphaera aggregans DNA segment encodes these proteins:
- a CDS encoding serine/threonine protein kinase has translation MVDGVCFEETIVDGEVHWLARPDEFVARIVCFPLSNCSVLEQRLNNLISDGFTYLLETGWSFHGLRLVGKGYSGVVVLAKHPRHGLGALKLRRLDSRRDSLRHEALMMKQAYETGLAPRLFTEHDDYIFREYFPPWDCTPFDDFVENSVLRGDLPVLTSMLRTLLEKLNILDRIRIDHGELNRPGDHILVCGNRLVLIDWESARRSNTPRNVTSVFSHLVFRSPFKEALIDYFKWNPSIVVEKLKHYKKTYDFSIIEELFIKAG, from the coding sequence TTGGTTGATGGAGTTTGTTTTGAAGAAACCATCGTGGATGGCGAAGTGCACTGGCTAGCCAGGCCGGATGAGTTCGTGGCTAGAATAGTCTGCTTCCCACTTTCAAACTGCAGTGTTCTTGAACAAAGGCTGAACAATCTCATATCTGACGGCTTCACATACTTACTTGAAACAGGCTGGAGCTTCCATGGGTTAAGGCTTGTTGGAAAAGGCTATTCCGGGGTTGTCGTGCTGGCTAAGCATCCTAGACATGGCTTAGGAGCCTTGAAGCTTCGGAGGCTTGACAGCCGTAGGGATAGTTTAAGGCATGAGGCATTAATGATGAAGCAGGCTTATGAGACAGGATTAGCTCCAAGACTGTTTACCGAGCATGATGACTATATTTTCCGAGAGTACTTCCCACCCTGGGACTGCACGCCCTTCGACGACTTCGTCGAGAACAGTGTTTTAAGAGGAGACTTACCGGTTCTAACCTCCATGCTCAGAACATTACTGGAGAAATTGAACATTCTAGACAGAATTAGAATAGACCATGGAGAGCTGAACAGGCCCGGCGACCACATCCTAGTATGTGGAAACAGGCTGGTGCTTATCGATTGGGAGAGCGCGAGGAGATCTAACACCCCGCGGAATGTTACAAGCGTTTTCTCACACCTAGTATTTAGATCCCCGTTTAAAGAAGCATTAATAGATTATTTCAAATGGAATCCTTCAATAGTAGTTGAGAAATTGAAACACTACAAGAAAACATATGATTTCAGCATTATAGAAGAATTGTTTATAAAAGCAGGTTAG
- a CDS encoding thioesterase family protein gives MYNDFPGVNTMSFQIPVGEVCEEEFKVLDVHTAKHVGSGDVSVLSTPSMIAFMEGVALRCLQKHLPEEYTSVGVLVNVKHLNPAPSNSVVKVKASITSVEGRKVVFSVQATYKDMVIGEGVHERFIVNRKRFADKIREILSS, from the coding sequence ATGTATAATGATTTCCCTGGCGTGAACACCATGAGCTTCCAAATACCTGTTGGAGAAGTGTGCGAGGAGGAATTTAAAGTCCTCGATGTTCACACGGCGAAGCATGTTGGAAGCGGGGATGTATCGGTTCTTTCAACACCAAGCATGATCGCGTTCATGGAGGGTGTGGCTTTAAGGTGTCTTCAAAAACACCTCCCCGAAGAATACACGAGTGTTGGAGTCCTCGTCAATGTTAAACACCTTAACCCGGCTCCATCGAATTCTGTGGTGAAGGTGAAAGCCTCAATCACCAGTGTCGAGGGAAGAAAGGTAGTGTTCAGCGTTCAAGCAACATATAAGGACATGGTCATTGGCGAAGGAGTGCATGAGAGATTCATTGTAAACCGGAAGAGGTTTGCCGACAAGATACGGGAGATACTTTCTTCGTAA
- a CDS encoding SLC13 family permease codes for MDMGFHQAIGALLVLLIILPLVARTRLLRIPIWSFMAFASFISVLTELVSLDELGVIIDLNVILFLIGMFSIVGLAESSGLLEYISYAFISRFRSRYGLILGSSILYGLLAAFTVNDTVALMGPPIAYTVARVAQTPLSFSFILLAFSLTIGSVMTPIGNPQNMLISINSGLQAPFPVFMYYLTIPTLVNLIVTPLLLIKIYGIRNERIEIASIPSEYLRSRRDAVLALVGLVTAIIALVVNDFLALYGMPHISEKGFIPFVIAAGIYIFTTSPRESLLRVDWGTVMFFITMFITTEGIWRSGIIQPVLNLLSLGGCGSTLSIASITLSSLLISQVLSNVPFVNLYIGYLKNIGCTGSSIPEWLALASMSTIAGNLMPLGAASNIIIMEYLESRYKTTLSFKEFVRAGVLVTVVNTLIYYLFLLPLTI; via the coding sequence ATGGATATGGGATTCCATCAAGCAATAGGTGCTCTACTAGTATTACTGATTATCCTACCCTTAGTCGCTAGGACAAGGCTTCTCAGAATCCCTATTTGGAGCTTCATGGCTTTCGCATCATTTATTAGTGTTTTAACAGAGCTTGTCTCATTGGATGAGCTCGGGGTTATAATCGACTTAAATGTCATTCTCTTCCTGATCGGAATGTTTAGCATAGTCGGACTTGCAGAATCCTCGGGGCTTTTAGAGTATATTTCCTACGCGTTCATCTCGAGGTTTAGAAGCCGATACGGCTTAATCCTCGGCTCCTCAATTCTCTACGGACTACTCGCCGCGTTCACCGTGAACGATACCGTGGCCTTGATGGGGCCTCCTATCGCGTACACGGTGGCAAGAGTCGCTCAAACACCGCTATCCTTCTCATTTATACTGCTCGCCTTCTCCTTAACGATAGGCTCAGTAATGACGCCTATAGGGAACCCTCAGAACATGTTGATAAGCATTAACAGCGGCCTTCAAGCCCCTTTCCCAGTCTTCATGTACTATTTAACAATCCCCACGCTTGTAAACCTTATCGTAACCCCGCTACTCTTGATAAAAATCTATGGTATTAGAAATGAGAGAATTGAGATAGCCTCAATACCATCAGAGTACTTGAGATCTAGGAGGGATGCTGTGCTAGCCCTTGTCGGACTGGTTACAGCGATCATCGCACTTGTAGTCAACGATTTCCTAGCCTTGTACGGGATGCCTCATATCAGCGAGAAGGGTTTCATCCCATTCGTTATCGCGGCAGGAATTTACATATTCACGACAAGCCCTCGGGAATCGCTTTTAAGGGTTGACTGGGGCACTGTAATGTTTTTCATAACCATGTTCATCACTACAGAAGGAATTTGGAGGAGCGGGATTATTCAGCCTGTTTTAAACCTTCTGTCCCTCGGGGGCTGCGGCTCCACTTTATCAATAGCCTCGATAACTCTCTCATCACTACTGATAAGCCAGGTTCTCAGCAACGTGCCTTTTGTCAACCTGTATATTGGTTATTTGAAAAACATTGGGTGTACAGGAAGCAGTATTCCTGAATGGCTAGCTCTTGCCTCTATGTCTACCATAGCTGGAAACCTTATGCCGCTTGGCGCTGCATCTAACATAATCATTATGGAGTACCTTGAGTCGAGATACAAGACTACCTTGTCCTTCAAGGAGTTTGTCAGGGCCGGGGTACTGGTGACGGTGGTGAACACCCTGATATACTATCTTTTCCTATTACCTCTCACCATTTGA
- a CDS encoding RNA-binding protein, with product MVTCRQGCDEWCEEEVGNIVFRKDPELRIEKTPYPGVLLVYSRVLTPDRAYRAVVFREYGFVENIIPVQCTGLIEDFDRFLQCVDGLLQGLRMVKLKLRVRGVRGYSEALWSRLKNFLKERGVEHSPESPTCLFIETVGLNLYGGLGYCEPVFKYRVEYR from the coding sequence TTGGTTACATGTAGGCAGGGATGCGATGAGTGGTGTGAGGAAGAGGTAGGTAATATTGTCTTCAGGAAAGACCCTGAGCTGAGGATTGAGAAAACCCCGTATCCAGGAGTACTACTAGTGTATAGTAGGGTTTTGACACCAGATAGGGCTTACAGAGCAGTGGTTTTCAGGGAGTACGGGTTTGTAGAAAACATTATACCTGTGCAGTGCACTGGTTTGATTGAAGACTTCGACCGCTTCCTCCAGTGCGTGGACGGCCTGCTCCAGGGTCTCCGAATGGTTAAGTTGAAACTACGGGTGAGAGGGGTGAGAGGTTACAGCGAAGCCTTATGGAGCAGGCTTAAAAACTTTCTGAAGGAGAGAGGTGTCGAGCACTCGCCTGAATCCCCGACCTGCCTCTTCATTGAAACCGTTGGTCTCAACCTCTACGGTGGATTAGGGTATTGTGAACCGGTTTTTAAATATCGTGTGGAATATAGATAA
- a CDS encoding ORC1-type DNA replication protein: MENKDTWKIIEEELEKPSIFKSRESLSPEYIPGQLPHRDKELKALASYFKHLVTTPGSISQRVLITGRIGTGKTALAKVFGRDFTRLAAEKGYKVRYAHVNCHRNRSLYNVIADIGRQLDVPVPPRGLSSKEMYDLILNHLDERDEYAVITLDEFHYFANISGPDAVYFIVRTYDAEELFRRLNFIFIAIDPVKLGFLDPTTEGYLLRHLVKLNPYTSQQLFDILKYRAGESMYEGSYDDEVLKFIADFEGWDKGGGGNARHALEILHVAGSSAEAEGRSRITIEDVRKAIMSTSREILTVSEAIRDSPIHELLILLSIVKLLRKTGRSELKMGEVEDEYNAVCEFYGEVPRKHTQVYEYVMNLSRAGIIQARSSGKGQRGRSTLITLPYGPLDVLERYLDELIRKKIQLGL; the protein is encoded by the coding sequence TTGGAGAACAAGGATACGTGGAAGATCATTGAGGAGGAGCTTGAAAAACCGAGCATTTTCAAAAGCCGTGAAAGCCTATCTCCCGAGTACATACCAGGCCAGCTTCCGCACAGGGATAAGGAGCTGAAAGCTCTTGCAAGCTACTTCAAGCACTTGGTCACAACCCCGGGTTCCATCTCTCAGAGAGTATTGATAACCGGGAGAATTGGAACGGGTAAAACCGCTTTAGCCAAGGTTTTCGGCAGGGATTTCACCCGGCTTGCCGCTGAGAAAGGGTATAAGGTGAGATACGCGCACGTTAACTGTCACAGGAATAGAAGCCTTTACAACGTTATAGCCGATATTGGAAGACAACTAGATGTTCCGGTACCGCCTAGGGGGCTCTCAAGCAAGGAGATGTACGATCTCATCCTAAACCACCTGGACGAGAGGGATGAGTACGCTGTCATAACTCTAGATGAATTCCACTACTTCGCCAACATATCCGGGCCAGACGCGGTTTACTTCATAGTGAGAACGTACGACGCGGAGGAATTGTTTAGGAGGCTAAACTTCATCTTCATAGCCATAGACCCTGTGAAACTAGGCTTCCTCGACCCCACAACGGAGGGGTATCTGCTGAGACACTTGGTGAAGCTGAATCCTTACACTTCTCAACAATTATTCGACATTCTAAAGTACAGGGCGGGTGAATCAATGTATGAGGGAAGCTACGATGATGAAGTATTAAAATTCATCGCGGACTTCGAAGGCTGGGATAAGGGTGGGGGAGGAAACGCCAGGCATGCATTAGAAATACTTCACGTAGCCGGCAGCTCTGCTGAAGCTGAGGGGAGGAGCCGGATAACCATCGAGGATGTTAGGAAGGCTATAATGAGTACTTCGAGAGAAATACTAACCGTGAGCGAAGCCATAAGGGACAGCCCGATTCACGAACTACTCATACTTCTCAGCATTGTAAAGCTTCTCAGGAAAACCGGTCGAAGCGAGCTGAAAATGGGGGAGGTTGAGGACGAGTACAATGCTGTGTGTGAATTCTATGGCGAGGTGCCGAGGAAGCATACCCAGGTTTACGAGTACGTTATGAACCTGAGCCGGGCGGGCATTATACAAGCACGTTCAAGCGGGAAGGGCCAGAGAGGAAGGTCAACCTTAATAACCCTGCCCTACGGCCCTCTCGACGTTTTG